Within Anopheles ziemanni chromosome 2, idAnoZiCoDA_A2_x.2, whole genome shotgun sequence, the genomic segment CTGTTCCACAAGGAACATGTCGGAAAGTCAAAGGCAGAAGTTGCTCGCGACAGTGCGCTCAGCTTTAACCCGAATGCGAAGATCAAAGCATACCATGACAGCATTACTAGGTGAGTTTGCCGCCTCTGAATGTGGTGtataaaaacaacattaatctgtttattttctttctatcgCAGCAACAATTATGGTGTTAACTTTTTCCAACAATTTACACTGGTATTGAATGCGCTTGATAATAGGGCGGCCCGCAACCATGTCAACCGTATGTGCTTGACTTCTGGGATTCCACTGATCGAGTCCGGTACGGCCGGGTACAGCGGACAGGCAGAGCTCATCAAGCGCGGGTTAACTCAGTGCTACGAATGTAAGCCAGTACCGGGTCAGAAATCGTACCCGGGATGCACAATTCGCAATACACCATCCGAACCGATTCACTGCATTGTGTGGGCGAAGCATTTGTTCAAGTAAGACTACATTTAGCTGCTAAGCTTAGTTGAATGTGCCATCTAACTTGCTGTATTCTTTTCATCTTACAGTCAGCTATTTGGTGAAACTAATGACGATGAAGATGTTTCACCGGATACAGCCGATCCGGAGGCGGGAGCGGAGGTCGGAGAAGCCGCACTCGCTAAGGATGCCAACGAGAAGGGCAATGTGGATCGAATCAGCACACGGGTGTGGGCCAAGCAGTGCGATTTCGATGCGGagaaaatttacaacaaacttTTCTTCGAAGACATCAAGTATCTGCTGAGTATGTCGAATCTCTGGAAGAATCGAGTCCCACCAAACCCGATCAAATGGGACGCGATCGTGGAGGAAGGCGAAGAGATTACCGATGCTGTCGCACGGGACCAAAAGGTTCTCACCCACTCGCAGTCGGCCAAGGTGTTCGCTGAGAGCATTAAATCACTGAAGGAGTCGTTCACAAAGCTCCCGGAAGGCGACTATCTCGTCTGGGACAAGGACGACAAGCATGCGATGGATTTCGTGGCGGCGTGTGCTAACATTCGGGCTCAAATATTTGCCATTCCTCGTAAGAGTCGATTTGAGATCAAATGTAAGTATATTCAATCCACTTTGGGTGTTTAAAATGTGAATGctattgattctttttttctattttccctGTAGCAATGGCAGGAAACATTATCCCTGCGATCGCGACCACAAACGCCATGACCGCTGGTCTCGTTGTAATGCAAGCGTTCGGCGTACTGAAGGAGCAATatgaaaagtgcttccatATCTACGTGCGCCTGGTAACGAACCCGCGGAAACAATTCATCATACGGGACAAGGTGCTTATTCCACCGAACCCCAAATGTTACGTGTGTTCCGCCAAGCCGGAGGTGGTACTGAAGGTCGACACGAAGAACGTTACCGTGCGCGAGCTACGCGACGACAT encodes:
- the LOC131282433 gene encoding SUMO-activating enzyme subunit 2 — translated: MAAQLDGVLEKDLQEKIKNSKVLVVGAGGIGCEVLKNLVLTGFLDIEIIDLDTIDVSNLNRQFLFHKEHVGKSKAEVARDSALSFNPNAKIKAYHDSITSNNYGVNFFQQFTLVLNALDNRAARNHVNRMCLTSGIPLIESGTAGYSGQAELIKRGLTQCYECKPVPGQKSYPGCTIRNTPSEPIHCIVWAKHLFNQLFGETNDDEDVSPDTADPEAGAEVGEAALAKDANEKGNVDRISTRVWAKQCDFDAEKIYNKLFFEDIKYLLSMSNLWKNRVPPNPIKWDAIVEEGEEITDAVARDQKVLTHSQSAKVFAESIKSLKESFTKLPEGDYLVWDKDDKHAMDFVAACANIRAQIFAIPRKSRFEIKSMAGNIIPAIATTNAMTAGLVVMQAFGVLKEQYEKCFHIYVRLVTNPRKQFIIRDKVLIPPNPKCYVCSAKPEVVLKVDTKNVTVRELRDDILIKALNMVSPDVTLDGTSTIVISSEEGETDCNDDKKLVELNIVDGCVLKADDFLQNYELSITILHKDPGREEAAFEIIADPSSLKPKEAEPSKDAEMDDAQPSTSSGQNGSSTNGKKARYDEDVSGEVLVVPDDDEMPSTSKAGTSGSGAAGSSSSGSGVEKRKHVEDDDEPASKKVKVSSQQDDSDDDLIIMDD